In Pseudomonas lalkuanensis, the following are encoded in one genomic region:
- a CDS encoding MFS transporter has product MATTSSSQAKKATASGWIGSALEYYDFFIYAQAAALIFPQIFFPNTDPKMAIIASLATYGVGYLARPVGAFVLGHWGDTRGRKNVLLLCMFLMGLSTMAVGLLPTYHDIGMLAPVLLVLLRLVQGFAVAGEISGASSMILEHAPFGRRGYYASFTLQGVQAGQVMAAAVFLPLAYFMPSEAFNEWGWRIPFLLSAFVLVAGFIIRREVHETPAFVNEENQQKVAKSPVTEAFRNSWKCMVLVMFMALMNVIPVVATIFGAAYAVQPAYGIGFDKSVYLWIPVVGNIVAVLVIPFVGNLSDKIGRRPTMIAGCLGSGLLAFVYLYAISIQNVSLAFCTSILMWGMVYQGYNAVFPSFYPELFQTRYRVSAMAIAQNIGTMLTAMLPALFAAVAPPGSDNIPVVIGSLAFLITCVCALAAYLAPETHRLAMEDLGNPNAKPMDKTQYESSRENSMRAVSH; this is encoded by the coding sequence ATGGCTACCACCTCCAGCTCCCAAGCCAAGAAAGCAACTGCCAGCGGGTGGATAGGCTCCGCCCTGGAGTACTACGACTTCTTCATCTATGCCCAGGCGGCAGCCCTGATCTTCCCGCAGATATTTTTCCCCAACACCGATCCGAAGATGGCCATCATCGCCTCGCTGGCGACCTACGGCGTCGGCTACCTGGCCCGCCCGGTAGGCGCCTTCGTGCTGGGCCATTGGGGCGACACCCGCGGCCGCAAGAACGTGCTGCTGCTGTGCATGTTCCTGATGGGCCTCTCCACCATGGCCGTCGGCCTGCTGCCGACCTACCACGACATCGGCATGCTCGCTCCGGTGTTGCTGGTGCTGCTGCGCCTGGTACAGGGCTTCGCCGTGGCCGGCGAGATTTCCGGCGCCAGCTCGATGATCCTCGAACATGCGCCATTCGGGCGGCGTGGCTACTACGCCAGCTTCACCCTGCAGGGCGTACAGGCCGGTCAGGTGATGGCGGCTGCCGTGTTCCTGCCGCTGGCTTACTTCATGCCGAGCGAAGCCTTCAACGAGTGGGGCTGGCGGATTCCGTTCCTGCTGAGCGCCTTCGTTCTGGTGGCCGGCTTCATCATTCGTCGCGAGGTGCATGAGACTCCGGCCTTCGTCAATGAAGAGAACCAGCAGAAAGTCGCCAAGTCGCCGGTAACCGAAGCCTTCCGCAACAGCTGGAAGTGCATGGTACTGGTGATGTTCATGGCCCTGATGAACGTGATCCCGGTGGTGGCCACCATCTTCGGTGCCGCCTACGCCGTGCAGCCGGCCTACGGCATCGGCTTCGACAAGAGCGTCTACCTGTGGATTCCGGTGGTGGGCAACATCGTCGCCGTGCTGGTCATCCCCTTCGTCGGCAACCTCTCCGACAAGATCGGCCGTCGCCCGACCATGATCGCCGGTTGCCTGGGCTCGGGCCTCCTGGCCTTCGTCTACCTGTACGCCATCAGTATCCAGAACGTGTCACTGGCCTTCTGCACCTCCATCCTGATGTGGGGCATGGTCTACCAGGGCTACAACGCGGTGTTCCCGAGCTTCTACCCGGAGCTGTTCCAGACTCGCTACCGCGTCTCGGCCATGGCCATTGCGCAGAACATCGGCACCATGCTGACCGCCATGCTGCCGGCACTGTTCGCCGCCGTCGCCCCGCCCGGCTCGGACAATATCCCGGTGGTGATCGGCAGCCTGGCCTTCCTCATCACCTGCGTGTGCGCCCTGGCCGCCTACCTGGCTCCGGAAACCCACCGCCTGGCCATGGAAGACCTCGGCAACCCGAACGCCAAGCCAATGGACAAGACCCAGTACGAGTCCAGCCGCGAAAACAGCATGCGCGCCGTCAGCCACTGA
- a CDS encoding TetR family transcriptional regulator produces the protein MTITAEVQDLPAEAPRKGRKNNPEKTRENILQAAITEFVQQGLSGARVDAIAERMHTSKRMIYYYFGSKEQLYVEVLEKLYGDIRRTEGKLHLAELEPREAIRRLVEFTFDHHDRNVDFVRIVSIENIHHGEYVKQSKAIRSMSTTILDALGDILRRGEVEGLFRPGLNALDLHLLISSFCFYRVSNRNTFGEIFQIDLVDEQVKARHKEMICESVLRFLQA, from the coding sequence ATGACAATAACTGCCGAAGTCCAAGACCTGCCCGCAGAGGCCCCTCGCAAAGGGCGCAAGAACAACCCGGAAAAAACCCGTGAGAACATCCTCCAGGCGGCCATCACCGAATTCGTCCAGCAGGGGCTTTCCGGCGCCCGCGTGGACGCCATTGCCGAGCGCATGCACACCTCCAAGCGGATGATCTACTACTACTTCGGCAGCAAGGAGCAGCTCTACGTCGAAGTGCTGGAAAAGCTCTACGGCGATATCCGCAGGACCGAAGGCAAGCTCCACCTGGCCGAACTGGAGCCCCGTGAAGCGATCCGCCGCCTGGTGGAATTCACCTTCGACCACCACGACCGCAACGTGGATTTCGTGCGCATCGTCAGCATCGAGAACATCCACCACGGCGAGTACGTGAAGCAGTCCAAGGCCATTCGCTCCATGAGCACCACCATCCTCGATGCGCTTGGCGATATCCTCCGTCGCGGTGAAGTCGAGGGTCTGTTCCGTCCGGGCCTGAACGCACTCGACCTGCACCTGCTGATCAGCTCCTTCTGTTTCTACCGCGTCTCCAACCGCAACACCTTCGGCGAGATCTTCCAGATCGATCTGGTGGACGAGCAGGTCAAGGCGCGGCACAAGGAGATGATCTGCGAGTCTGTCCTTCGCTTCCTGCAGGCGTGA
- a CDS encoding IclR family transcriptional regulator domain-containing protein — protein sequence MKKPVIHQRDLIAGLQKGLALMQLFSIDNPRLSVPEAAAMSGLTASAARRFLLTLVYEGFAETDGRQYWLTAKALRIGQAYVDSAQLPRMLRPIVEQVARTTQEHVSVGLRDGDDIVHVVRSRYSHIASLSIRPGSRMPMYCTASGRIWLASFTEEELEAYFARVALRQLTPFTRTGTDELKAELQKVAAQGFAVVDQEYEAGMCVLGVPLTNRKGELKASLTITTHASRMSGDEMRQRYLTPLYEAQALLKPVLD from the coding sequence ATGAAGAAACCGGTAATCCACCAGCGGGACCTGATCGCCGGGCTGCAGAAGGGCCTGGCGCTGATGCAGCTGTTCAGCATCGATAACCCGCGTCTCAGCGTGCCGGAAGCGGCGGCCATGTCGGGACTGACCGCCAGCGCCGCGCGGCGTTTCCTGCTGACCCTGGTGTATGAAGGCTTTGCCGAAACCGATGGCCGCCAGTACTGGCTGACTGCCAAGGCCCTGCGCATCGGCCAGGCCTATGTCGACTCGGCGCAGTTGCCGCGCATGTTGCGACCCATTGTCGAGCAGGTGGCGCGAACCACCCAGGAGCACGTCTCGGTGGGACTGCGCGACGGCGACGACATCGTGCATGTCGTGCGCAGCCGCTACAGCCATATCGCCTCGCTCTCCATTCGACCCGGCTCGCGGATGCCGATGTACTGCACGGCCAGCGGACGCATCTGGCTGGCGTCGTTTACCGAAGAGGAATTGGAGGCGTACTTCGCGCGGGTCGCGTTGCGTCAGCTGACGCCGTTCACGCGCACCGGAACCGACGAATTGAAGGCAGAACTGCAGAAGGTCGCCGCCCAGGGCTTCGCCGTGGTGGACCAGGAGTACGAGGCGGGAATGTGCGTGCTCGGCGTGCCGCTGACCAATCGCAAGGGCGAACTGAAGGCCAGCCTGACCATCACCACCCACGCTTCACGCATGAGCGGCGACGAGATGCGCCAGCGCTACCTGACGCCCCTCTACGAGGCGCAGGCGCTATTGAAACCGGTGCTGGATTGA
- a CDS encoding shikimate dehydrogenase family protein has protein sequence MIHGSTELVAIIGSPIAQVKSPENFNAWFAENGQDRAMIAVDMAEQDLATFIQALRGWKNLRGCVVTVPYKQVLAGQLDQLSPRAAALGSVNVIRREANGRLLGDNVDGEGFLKAARAHGFHPEGCRALVVGSGGVGAAIAYSLCEGGVRQLVIADLDQPRAQALAESLSRAFPQVQIGNQYESLGDFDLVANATPVGMGGTGEMPLPGVLLETLSPTALVADVVTSPVVTPFLELARSLGCRIQTGPEMARAQMGNLGAHMGVMPQDA, from the coding sequence ATGATCCATGGTTCGACCGAACTGGTGGCCATCATCGGCAGCCCCATCGCCCAGGTGAAATCGCCGGAAAACTTCAACGCCTGGTTCGCCGAGAACGGCCAGGACCGGGCGATGATCGCAGTGGACATGGCAGAGCAGGACCTCGCCACCTTCATCCAGGCCCTGCGTGGCTGGAAAAACCTGCGTGGCTGTGTCGTCACCGTCCCCTACAAGCAGGTCCTGGCTGGCCAGCTCGACCAGCTCAGCCCCCGCGCAGCCGCCCTGGGTTCGGTGAACGTCATCCGCCGCGAGGCCAACGGCCGCCTGCTGGGTGACAACGTCGATGGCGAGGGCTTCCTCAAGGCCGCCCGCGCCCACGGCTTCCACCCGGAAGGATGCCGCGCGCTGGTGGTGGGTTCCGGCGGCGTCGGTGCGGCCATCGCCTACTCGCTGTGCGAAGGCGGCGTGCGCCAGTTGGTGATCGCCGACCTCGACCAGCCCCGCGCCCAAGCCCTGGCCGAAAGCTTGAGCCGGGCATTCCCCCAGGTCCAGATCGGCAACCAGTACGAAAGCCTGGGGGACTTCGACCTGGTGGCGAACGCCACGCCGGTGGGCATGGGCGGAACCGGTGAAATGCCGCTACCCGGCGTGCTCCTGGAAACCCTTTCTCCCACCGCCCTGGTGGCCGACGTGGTGACCAGCCCGGTGGTGACGCCCTTTCTGGAACTCGCCCGAAGCCTGGGCTGCCGCATCCAGACCGGTCCGGAAATGGCCCGCGCGCAGATGGGCAACCTTGGCGCCCATATGGGCGTGATGCCGCAGGACGCCTGA
- a CDS encoding DMT family transporter: MSASTPQSGTNHPLRGILLVLLATFLFAGHDALSKFLGGLYPVVMVVWARYLVHTLLMAGIFLPHAGLRVLRTRRPLLQVLRALSLLSTSLLFTAGLQYIPLAEATAVNFLAPVLVTALSVPLLKERVTRGQWAAVVMGFVGVLVVVHPGGDLFTPAILFPFGSALGFCFYQLLTRKVAAHDSPTTSNFFAGLCNTLAMSALVPFFWQVPNLGHGLLMLALGGAGMTAHLLLTQAFRLAAPALLAPFGYCQIVFAGLLGFLIFSHAPDATSLAGIAIICLSGLGAAWMQRGR, encoded by the coding sequence ATGAGTGCCAGTACCCCGCAGTCCGGTACCAACCATCCGCTGCGGGGCATCCTGCTGGTACTGTTGGCCACCTTCCTCTTCGCCGGGCACGACGCCCTGTCCAAGTTCCTCGGCGGCCTTTATCCGGTGGTGATGGTGGTGTGGGCGCGCTACTTGGTGCACACGCTACTGATGGCCGGGATCTTCCTGCCCCATGCGGGTCTGCGCGTGTTGCGCACCCGGCGCCCGTTGCTCCAGGTGCTGCGGGCCTTGAGCCTGCTCAGCACCAGCCTGCTGTTCACCGCCGGCCTGCAATACATTCCCCTGGCGGAGGCCACCGCGGTCAACTTCCTCGCTCCGGTCCTGGTGACGGCGCTTTCGGTGCCGCTACTCAAGGAAAGGGTCACCAGGGGGCAATGGGCAGCGGTGGTGATGGGGTTCGTCGGCGTACTGGTGGTCGTGCATCCCGGCGGCGACCTGTTCACTCCGGCAATCCTGTTTCCCTTCGGTTCGGCCCTGGGTTTCTGCTTCTACCAGCTGCTCACGCGCAAGGTTGCGGCCCATGACAGCCCCACCACCAGCAACTTCTTCGCCGGCCTGTGCAACACCCTGGCGATGAGCGCCCTGGTGCCGTTCTTCTGGCAGGTGCCGAACCTGGGCCACGGCTTGCTGATGCTGGCCCTGGGCGGCGCCGGGATGACCGCCCACCTGCTGCTGACCCAGGCTTTCCGTCTTGCCGCGCCGGCCCTGCTGGCGCCATTCGGTTACTGCCAGATCGTGTTCGCCGGCCTGCTGGGTTTCCTGATCTTTTCCCACGCGCCGGATGCCACCAGCCTGGCCGGCATCGCCATCATCTGCCTGAGCGGCCTTGGTGCGGCCTGGATGCAGCGGGGGAGGTGA
- the quiC gene encoding 3-dehydroshikimate dehydratase QuiC, with protein MQRSIATVSLSGTLPEKLEAIAAAGFDGVEIFENDLLYYAGSPREIRQMCADLGIAITLFQPFRDFEGCRRDRLQKNLDRAERKFDLMQELGTDLVLVCSNVQPDSLPDEEILVDDLRLLAERAGARSLRIGYEALAWGRHVNSWQQVWNLVRQADHPALGVLLDSFHTLSIKGDPSGIAEIPGDKIFFVQMADAPVLAMDVLEWSRHFRCFPGQGEFDLAGFLAPIIRSGYTGPLSLEIFNDGFRAAPPRANAADGLRSLLYLEEKTRKLLEKDATPPANREILFAPPPASRYDGVEFLEFAVDENQGAKLAGWLERLGFARAGRHRSKDVSLLRQGDINIVLNAEPYSFAHGYFEAHGPSLCATALRVKDSASALERAREFKGQPYRGLVGPNEREIPAVRAPDGSLIYLVEQAQAGQTIYDSDFVLDAGAEQTGQLDRIDHMALALPADGLDSWVLFYKSVLDFEADDEVVLPDPYGLVKSRAIRSRCSSIRLPLNISENRNTAISHALSSYRGSGAHHIAFSCEDIFAEVSRAKDAGVPLLDIPLNYYDDLAARFDFDDEFLSELAYYNVLYDRDAQGGELFHVYTEPFEGRFFFEILQRKNGYAGYGAANVAVRLAAMAKARSGALAKAKL; from the coding sequence ATGCAGCGTTCCATTGCCACCGTCTCCCTGAGCGGTACCCTGCCGGAAAAGCTCGAGGCCATCGCCGCCGCCGGTTTCGACGGCGTCGAAATCTTCGAGAACGACCTCCTTTACTACGCCGGCAGCCCCCGTGAAATCCGCCAGATGTGCGCGGACCTCGGCATCGCCATCACCCTGTTCCAGCCGTTCCGTGACTTCGAAGGCTGCCGCCGCGACCGCCTGCAGAAGAACCTCGACCGCGCCGAACGCAAGTTCGACCTGATGCAGGAACTGGGTACCGACCTGGTGCTGGTGTGCAGCAACGTCCAGCCGGACTCCCTGCCCGATGAGGAAATCCTCGTCGACGACCTGCGCCTGCTGGCCGAACGCGCCGGCGCGCGGAGCCTGCGCATCGGCTACGAGGCCCTGGCCTGGGGTCGCCATGTGAACAGTTGGCAACAGGTCTGGAACCTGGTTCGCCAGGCCGACCACCCGGCCCTGGGCGTATTGCTGGACAGCTTCCACACGCTGTCGATCAAGGGCGACCCGAGCGGTATCGCCGAGATTCCCGGCGACAAGATCTTCTTCGTGCAGATGGCCGATGCCCCCGTGCTGGCCATGGACGTGCTGGAGTGGAGCCGGCATTTCCGCTGCTTCCCCGGCCAGGGTGAGTTCGACTTGGCGGGCTTCCTCGCGCCCATCATCCGCAGCGGCTACACCGGGCCGCTGTCCCTGGAAATCTTCAACGACGGCTTCCGCGCCGCGCCGCCGCGAGCCAACGCCGCAGATGGCCTGCGGTCCCTGCTCTACCTCGAAGAGAAGACCCGCAAGCTGCTGGAAAAGGACGCCACTCCCCCAGCCAACCGGGAAATCCTCTTCGCACCGCCGCCGGCCAGCCGCTATGACGGCGTGGAATTCCTCGAATTCGCCGTGGACGAGAACCAGGGCGCCAAGCTGGCCGGCTGGCTGGAGCGCCTGGGCTTCGCCCGCGCTGGCAGGCACCGCTCCAAGGACGTGAGCCTGCTGCGTCAGGGCGATATCAATATCGTGCTGAACGCCGAGCCCTATTCGTTCGCCCATGGCTACTTCGAGGCCCATGGCCCGTCGCTGTGCGCCACCGCGTTGCGGGTGAAGGACAGTGCCAGCGCCCTGGAACGTGCGCGGGAATTCAAGGGTCAGCCCTATCGCGGCCTGGTCGGCCCGAACGAACGCGAGATTCCCGCCGTGCGGGCGCCGGACGGCAGCCTCATCTATCTGGTTGAGCAGGCCCAGGCCGGGCAGACCATCTATGACAGCGACTTCGTCCTCGATGCGGGCGCCGAGCAGACCGGCCAGCTCGATCGAATCGACCACATGGCCCTGGCGCTGCCGGCCGATGGCCTGGACAGCTGGGTGCTGTTCTACAAGAGCGTGCTGGATTTCGAGGCCGACGACGAAGTGGTGCTGCCGGACCCCTACGGCCTGGTAAAGAGCCGCGCCATCCGCAGCCGCTGCAGCAGCATCCGCCTGCCGCTGAACATCTCGGAGAACCGCAATACGGCCATCTCCCACGCGCTGTCCAGCTACCGCGGCTCGGGCGCCCACCACATCGCCTTTTCCTGCGAGGACATCTTCGCCGAGGTGAGCCGCGCCAAGGACGCCGGCGTGCCGCTGCTGGATATCCCGCTGAACTACTACGACGACCTGGCTGCGCGCTTCGATTTCGACGACGAGTTCCTCAGCGAGCTGGCGTACTACAACGTGCTCTACGACCGCGATGCCCAGGGCGGCGAGCTGTTCCACGTCTATACCGAGCCCTTCGAAGGGCGCTTCTTCTTCGAGATCCTCCAGCGCAAGAACGGCTACGCTGGCTACGGCGCGGCCAACGTCGCGGTGCGCCTGGCGGCCATGGCCAAGGCACGCAGTGGCGCCCTGGCCAAGGCCAAGCTGTAG
- a CDS encoding FAD-binding protein, which yields MNSVVQTQAPENLAGTWDLVVLGSGAAAFAAATTAACKGLSVLMVEKAPQFGGTSAISGGAVWIFDSDQARAAGIQDSPEAIRTYLKKIIGPGYRPELVDAFISKGREALRFLERHTELAYALRPFSPDYYPLEDGATDRGRALEMLEFDGRRLGRRFKDLRRPPEGMLLFGGMMVNRVDIQHFLSFRRSPRSLWHCLKLMARYGRDRLSHERGTRLTVGNAMIARLATTAFEKGVHLWLRSAAESLLVEGGRVVGVRVEKDGRHVVVRARGGVVCAMGGFSAGELAARFRPDTGSEHLTMAPAGNDGAALRLGADVNAATGAGMAANFFWAPVSKLRRPNGEMEHFPHLVTDRAKPGIIAVNSAGRRFTNEADSYHSFVQAMHREGIATCWLICDAEAMGRYGMGLARPSPVDNSALIKAGYLFRADTAEGLARAIGVDPQGLAATLERYNEDARAGADGQFGKGATTYNQSLGDPHHKPNPCLAPLTRAPWYAVRVHTGDLGSARGLVTDATARVLDHQGKPVAGLYAAGNDMNSIMDGTYPGPGITLGPGLTFGYLAASHAAEHLQSNV from the coding sequence ATGAACTCTGTCGTGCAGACACAGGCCCCCGAGAATCTCGCGGGCACCTGGGACCTGGTGGTGCTTGGCAGCGGCGCCGCCGCCTTTGCCGCCGCCACCACCGCCGCCTGCAAGGGTCTCAGCGTCCTGATGGTGGAGAAAGCGCCGCAGTTCGGCGGCACCTCGGCCATCTCGGGCGGCGCCGTGTGGATCTTCGATAGCGACCAGGCAAGGGCCGCCGGCATCCAGGACAGCCCGGAAGCGATCCGCACCTACCTGAAGAAGATCATCGGCCCCGGCTACCGGCCCGAACTGGTGGACGCCTTCATCAGCAAGGGTCGCGAGGCGTTGCGCTTTCTCGAACGACACACCGAGCTGGCCTACGCCCTGCGCCCCTTCTCGCCGGACTACTACCCGCTGGAAGACGGCGCCACCGACCGCGGCCGCGCCCTGGAAATGCTGGAGTTCGACGGCCGCCGCCTGGGCCGGCGCTTCAAGGACCTGCGCCGCCCGCCGGAGGGCATGCTGCTGTTCGGCGGCATGATGGTGAACCGCGTCGATATCCAGCACTTCCTCAGTTTCCGCCGCTCTCCCCGCTCCCTCTGGCATTGTCTGAAACTGATGGCCCGCTACGGCCGGGACCGCCTCAGCCATGAGCGCGGCACCCGCCTGACCGTGGGCAACGCGATGATCGCGCGGCTGGCTACCACGGCCTTCGAAAAAGGCGTGCACCTCTGGTTGCGGAGCGCCGCCGAATCGCTGCTGGTCGAGGGTGGGCGGGTCGTCGGTGTGCGCGTAGAGAAGGATGGCCGGCACGTTGTCGTCCGCGCCCGCGGCGGGGTGGTCTGCGCCATGGGCGGCTTCTCTGCCGGTGAACTGGCCGCCCGCTTTCGTCCGGATACCGGCAGCGAACACCTGACCATGGCCCCCGCCGGCAACGACGGCGCCGCCCTGCGCCTGGGCGCCGACGTGAACGCTGCAACCGGAGCAGGCATGGCGGCCAACTTCTTCTGGGCCCCGGTATCGAAATTGCGCCGGCCGAACGGAGAAATGGAGCACTTCCCCCACCTGGTCACCGACCGCGCCAAGCCGGGAATCATTGCGGTGAACAGCGCTGGGCGGCGCTTCACCAACGAAGCCGACTCCTACCACAGCTTCGTCCAGGCCATGCACCGGGAAGGCATCGCCACCTGCTGGCTGATCTGTGACGCCGAGGCCATGGGCCGCTACGGCATGGGCCTGGCGCGGCCGAGCCCGGTGGACAACAGCGCCCTGATAAAAGCCGGCTACCTGTTCCGCGCCGACACGGCAGAAGGGCTGGCCCGCGCCATTGGCGTCGATCCGCAGGGCCTTGCGGCAACGCTGGAGCGCTACAACGAGGACGCCCGCGCCGGCGCGGATGGCCAGTTCGGCAAGGGCGCCACCACCTACAACCAGTCCCTGGGCGACCCGCACCACAAGCCCAATCCCTGCCTGGCGCCGCTGACCCGCGCCCCCTGGTACGCCGTGCGTGTACACACCGGGGACCTGGGCTCGGCTCGCGGCCTGGTCACCGACGCCACGGCCCGCGTGCTCGACCATCAGGGCAAGCCGGTTGCCGGCCTGTACGCCGCCGGCAACGACATGAACTCGATCATGGACGGCACCTATCCCGGCCCCGGCATCACCCTGGGCCCGGGCCTGACCTTCGGCTACCTCGCCGCCAGCCATGCCGCCGAACACCTGCAATCCAACGTCTGA
- a CDS encoding NIPSNAP family protein: protein MYYELRTYTLKPTKMADWLALYRSHCLELQTEHLGKLVGFFTTEFGGANQVVHIWAYESLDDRIARRTKMAADPRWAEFGRLNKELDAVVHLESRLMRPTGFSPLQ from the coding sequence ATGTATTACGAACTGCGCACCTACACCCTCAAGCCCACCAAAATGGCCGACTGGCTGGCCCTCTACCGCAGCCATTGCCTGGAACTGCAGACTGAGCACCTCGGCAAGCTGGTGGGCTTCTTCACCACCGAATTCGGCGGGGCCAACCAGGTGGTGCACATCTGGGCCTACGAGAGCCTCGACGACCGCATCGCACGCCGCACGAAGATGGCTGCCGACCCGCGATGGGCCGAGTTCGGCCGCCTCAACAAGGAGCTGGATGCCGTGGTGCATCTGGAGTCGCGCCTGATGCGCCCCACCGGCTTCTCCCCCCTGCAATGA
- a CDS encoding FAD-dependent oxidoreductase, which yields MNTANERRCDVLVIGSGASGLAAAVTAAHQGLDVLVAEKTDQLGGTSAWSGGWLWIPRNPLARAEGIEDSEQAVETYLRAELDVDALDERQRAFLHHGPEMVDFFQRHTQVQFQSGSRMPDMHESPGAIHGGRSLCALPYDGRQLGPWLHALRPPLDLISLGGMGIAAGADLTHFLNASHSPRSALYVAGRLLRHWRDRLLHGRGLHLLNGNALVARLLRSAIDLGVSLETGAAATRLLQDGQRIAGAELMQDGSCLKVLARQGVVLACGGFPHDRPRIARLFGHEHLSAAPDTNTGDGLRLGEAVGAKAVEDLSSPAAWAPVSRVPRGDGRFSGFPHLMERAKPGFIAVTRNGRRFTNEADSYHDFMNALFRATPAGEEPVAWLLCDHRAQRRYGIGWARPFPFQTGRYVRNGYLKKAASLTELARLCGIDGEGLQATVAAFNAHAERGTDPDFQRGASAYNQAQGEPLHGPTPSLGALAKGPFYAVKLVPGSLGTFAGLRTDASARALDDRGEVIPGLYVVGNDMASVMGGRYPSGGITLGPGMTFGYLAGLELARRAITPAGSEGQTRRSSPCAAP from the coding sequence ATGAACACGGCGAACGAACGCCGCTGCGATGTGCTGGTGATCGGTTCCGGCGCCTCGGGCCTGGCGGCGGCGGTCACTGCCGCCCATCAGGGTCTTGACGTGCTGGTGGCGGAAAAGACCGACCAGCTAGGCGGCACCAGCGCCTGGTCCGGAGGCTGGCTATGGATTCCGCGCAACCCGCTGGCCCGCGCGGAAGGCATCGAGGACAGCGAGCAGGCCGTCGAGACTTACCTCCGCGCCGAACTGGACGTCGATGCGCTGGATGAGCGCCAACGGGCCTTTCTCCATCACGGACCGGAGATGGTCGACTTCTTCCAGCGCCACACCCAGGTGCAGTTCCAATCCGGAAGCCGCATGCCGGACATGCACGAATCTCCCGGCGCCATACACGGAGGCCGCTCCCTCTGCGCCCTGCCCTACGACGGTCGACAACTCGGCCCCTGGCTCCACGCCCTGCGTCCACCGCTGGACCTGATCAGCCTGGGCGGCATGGGCATCGCCGCAGGCGCCGACCTTACGCACTTCCTCAATGCCAGCCACTCGCCGCGCTCAGCCCTCTATGTCGCGGGACGTCTGTTGCGGCATTGGCGTGATCGCCTGCTGCATGGCCGTGGCCTGCACCTGCTCAACGGCAATGCCCTGGTGGCGCGGCTGTTGCGCAGCGCCATCGACCTCGGTGTGAGCCTGGAAACCGGGGCAGCCGCCACACGCCTTCTGCAGGATGGCCAACGCATAGCAGGTGCAGAGCTGATGCAGGATGGCAGCTGCCTCAAGGTGCTCGCGCGCCAAGGCGTAGTGCTGGCGTGCGGTGGTTTCCCCCATGACCGCCCGCGCATTGCCAGGCTGTTCGGCCACGAGCACCTCTCTGCCGCACCGGACACCAATACCGGCGACGGCCTGCGATTGGGCGAGGCCGTGGGGGCGAAGGCCGTGGAAGACTTGTCGAGTCCGGCGGCCTGGGCACCGGTGTCACGCGTGCCCCGAGGCGATGGCCGCTTCAGCGGCTTCCCTCACCTGATGGAGCGAGCCAAACCGGGGTTCATTGCCGTGACACGCAACGGCCGGCGCTTCACCAACGAAGCCGACTCCTACCACGACTTCATGAATGCCTTGTTCCGCGCCACCCCGGCCGGTGAAGAACCCGTCGCCTGGCTGCTCTGCGACCACCGTGCACAACGCCGCTACGGCATCGGCTGGGCGCGCCCTTTCCCCTTTCAGACAGGCCGATACGTACGCAATGGCTACCTCAAGAAAGCCGCCAGTCTCACGGAACTGGCCCGTCTTTGCGGAATCGACGGGGAAGGCCTGCAAGCGACGGTGGCGGCGTTCAACGCCCACGCCGAACGCGGGACAGACCCGGATTTCCAGCGCGGCGCCTCGGCCTACAACCAGGCGCAGGGCGAACCCCTGCACGGACCGACCCCCTCGTTGGGCGCATTGGCCAAAGGACCTTTCTACGCAGTGAAACTGGTGCCCGGCAGCCTCGGCACCTTCGCCGGACTGCGCACCGATGCATCTGCACGGGCGCTGGATGACCGGGGCGAAGTCATTCCCGGCCTCTATGTGGTGGGCAACGATATGGCGAGCGTGATGGGCGGGCGCTACCCCAGCGGCGGAATCACCCTGGGGCCGGGCATGACCTTCGGCTACCTCGCCGGGCTGGAACTGGCCCGTCGGGCGATCACGCCTGCAGGAAGCGAAGGACAGACTCGCAGATCATCTCCTTGTGCCGCGCCTTGA